One Carassius gibelio isolate Cgi1373 ecotype wild population from Czech Republic chromosome A20, carGib1.2-hapl.c, whole genome shotgun sequence DNA segment encodes these proteins:
- the LOC127938393 gene encoding syntaxin-binding protein 6 isoform X2 encodes MNIQSAISREIFVPRDEKLLVAIEVMRRMKNKGLSFLRAGRKRDYLTYLCLSVTNSRPAQVLITKVKRYRGTRQFAKRSQWSVEQLRQVNGINPDKDTPEFDLVFDRTTDQWVASSAAEKCIFVQVLYHACQNYWGAKLAQANPASPGDQKTPGAPENKKSPGAPSQTSFVNCQQKLMGDACSVNMVIYRCKIFLSRMKNSLTANQGRPRREAAVKASRSRSRSSPSPPAVRKMGNVMRRASQVLSERGERLTIKPAT; translated from the exons ATGAACATCCAGTCAGCCATCAGCCGTGAGATCTTTGTCCCAAGAGATGAAAAGTTACTGGTCGCCATTGAGgtgatgaggaggatgaagaacAAAGGACTGTCCTTCCTCAGAGCAGGCCGCAAGAGGGACTACTTAACCTACCTCTGCCTGTCAG TTACTAACAGCAGACCAGCTCAAGTCCTCATCACTAAAGTTAAGAGATATCGGGGAACGAGGCAGTTTGCTAAGAGGTCTCAGTGGTCCGTGGAGCAGCTTCGCCAGGTCAATGGCATCAACCCCGATAAG GACACTCCTGAGTTCGACTTAGTGTTCGATCGCACCACTGATCAATGGGTGGCCAGCTCAGCTGCagagaaatgcatttttgtgCAGGTTCTCTATCACGCTTGTCAAAACTACTGGGGGGCCAAGCTCGCCCAAGCCAACCCAGCGTCCCCCGGAGACCAGAAGACACCAGGAGCTCCGGAGAACAAGAAGAGCCCTGGTGCTCCAAGCCAAACTAGCTTTGTCAACTGTCAGCAAAAGCTAATGGGAG ATGCCTGTTCTGTTAATATGGTCATCTATCGATGCAAGATTTTTTTGAGCAGAATGAAAAACAGTTTGACTGCAAACCAGGGTCGGCCTCGGCGTGAAG CAGCTGTTAAAGCGtccaggagcaggagcaggagcagccCGTCTCCTCCGGCGGTGAGGAAGATGGGGAACGTGATGCGGAGGGCCAGTCAGGTCCTGAGTGAACGCGGGGAGCGTCTGACCATAAAACCAGCCACTTGA
- the LOC127938393 gene encoding syntaxin-binding protein 6 isoform X1, which translates to MNIQSAISREIFVPRDEKLLVAIEVMRRMKNKGLSFLRAGRKRDYLTYLCLSVTNSRPAQVLITKVKRYRGTRQFAKRSQWSVEQLRQVNGINPDKDTPEFDLVFDRTTDQWVASSAAEKCIFVQVLYHACQNYWGAKLAQANPASPGDQKTPGAPENKKSPGAPSQTSFVNCQQKLMGDACSVNMVIYRCKIFLSRMKNSLTANQGRPRREAAAVKASRSRSRSSPSPPAVRKMGNVMRRASQVLSERGERLTIKPAT; encoded by the exons ATGAACATCCAGTCAGCCATCAGCCGTGAGATCTTTGTCCCAAGAGATGAAAAGTTACTGGTCGCCATTGAGgtgatgaggaggatgaagaacAAAGGACTGTCCTTCCTCAGAGCAGGCCGCAAGAGGGACTACTTAACCTACCTCTGCCTGTCAG TTACTAACAGCAGACCAGCTCAAGTCCTCATCACTAAAGTTAAGAGATATCGGGGAACGAGGCAGTTTGCTAAGAGGTCTCAGTGGTCCGTGGAGCAGCTTCGCCAGGTCAATGGCATCAACCCCGATAAG GACACTCCTGAGTTCGACTTAGTGTTCGATCGCACCACTGATCAATGGGTGGCCAGCTCAGCTGCagagaaatgcatttttgtgCAGGTTCTCTATCACGCTTGTCAAAACTACTGGGGGGCCAAGCTCGCCCAAGCCAACCCAGCGTCCCCCGGAGACCAGAAGACACCAGGAGCTCCGGAGAACAAGAAGAGCCCTGGTGCTCCAAGCCAAACTAGCTTTGTCAACTGTCAGCAAAAGCTAATGGGAG ATGCCTGTTCTGTTAATATGGTCATCTATCGATGCAAGATTTTTTTGAGCAGAATGAAAAACAGTTTGACTGCAAACCAGGGTCGGCCTCGGCGTGAAG CAGCAGCTGTTAAAGCGtccaggagcaggagcaggagcagccCGTCTCCTCCGGCGGTGAGGAAGATGGGGAACGTGATGCGGAGGGCCAGTCAGGTCCTGAGTGAACGCGGGGAGCGTCTGACCATAAAACCAGCCACTTGA